The following are encoded together in the Anopheles nili chromosome 3, idAnoNiliSN_F5_01, whole genome shotgun sequence genome:
- the LOC128726407 gene encoding uncharacterized protein LOC128726407 codes for MAFIMDEITLLIVTALFFVLLGVVVNLCCRMRRNEGSVIATPVTISTNVPQVGTGVPQTVYSPLPVGTIVQGHMTRTVAYPGMPMVYQSGQPQLIILQQNPLQGYVQHYSLQQSTAPVTAMPNVSPVKHPAMPS; via the exons ATGGCGTTTATCATGGATGAGATCACCCTCTTGATCGTCACTGCATTGTTTTTCGTATTGCTGGGTGTTGTGGTAAATTTATGTTGCAGAATGCGCAGGAACGAAGGCTCGGTGATAGCGA CGCCCGTTACCATAAGCACTAATGTGCCGCAAGTTGGCACCGGTGTGCCTCAAACCGTTTATTCTCCCCTCCCCGTTGGAACGATTGTACAAGGACATATGACGCGAACGGTCGCCTATCCTGGCATGCCAATGGTTTACCAATCAGGGCAGCCACAACTTATAATCTTGCAGCAGAATCCGCTTCAGGGATACGTGCAGCATTATTCGCTCCAGCAGTCGACTGCACCGGTTACTGCAATGCCGAATGTTTCACCCGTTAAGCATCCTGCAATGCCATCGTAA
- the LOC128727661 gene encoding myocyte-specific enhancer factor 2 — translation MGRKKIQISRITDERNRQVTFNKRKFGVMKKAYELSVLCDCEIALIIFSSSNKLYQYASTDMDKVLLKYTEYNEPHESLTNKNIIELQVNAQKENKNGTMSPDSPEPEDSYTLTPRTEAKYNKIDEDFQIMMQRNQQLTAGGARPNMTANSYSLPVSVPVSVPVIGTYNDAMLQSSPQMAHNSISPRPSSSETDSVYPSGGILEMSNGYPHSASPLGGSPSPGPSPGIGSHQAHNNNNNTHNTHNKKFHFDNAVQTIKQSPSGGSGSSGSRSTNLRVVIPTPMNPTITADDISYVEHARQQTNLNTPVVALQTPIPGLANYTTTLGSFGAQDFSLNPDIMIGPWSAASSHSQNSSAAVAAAAMGTLQHSRILFSGLPHLAVSNSTPPPSTSPLSVKIKAEPISPPREHHNASHHHGGGGGVPVGGGGGATSGANGGVSGPVPGTGNGVNASTSANSSQQNGAQQLTSMGNVVVAGGGGGGGGGGGGTTNTLGGNLNHTHLIHSRPSSTGHLTPTPDSYLPLGGHLAGSVTPTNAPSPVDIRHLSTGGSHLPEYDAPASQAHKRPRISEGWAT, via the exons ATGGGACGGAAGAAGATACAGATTTCCAGGATAACGGACGAGCGGAACCGGCAG gtgaCGTTCAACAAGCGCAAGTTCGGCGTGATGAAGAAAGCGTACGAGCTGTCCGTGCTGTGCGACTGCGAGATCGCGCTGATcatcttcagcagcagcaacaagctgTACCAGTATGCGAGCACGGACATGGACAAGGTGCTGCTGAAGTACACCGAGTACAACGAGCCGCACGAGTCGCTGACGAACAAGAACATAATCGAG TTGCAGGTAAACGCGcagaaagagaacaaaaacgGCACGATGTCACCGGActcgccggaaccggaagacaGCTACACGCTCACGCCCCGCACCGAGGCGAAGTACAACAAAATCGACGAGGACTTTCAGATCATGATGCAACGCAACCAGCAGCTGACGGCCGGCGGTGCCAGGCCGAATATGACCGCGAATAGCTACTCGCTGCCGGTTTCCGTGCCCGTGTCTGTGCCCGTCATTGGCACCTACAATGACGCGATGCTCCAGAGCAGCCCACAGATGGCACACAATAGTATTAGCCCACGGCCGTCCAGCTCGGAGACGGACTCGG tTTATCCCTCTGGAGGCATTCTGGAAATGTCGAACGGCTATCCACACTCGGCGTCGCCCCTCGGTGGTTCACCCAGCCCCGGTCCGAGTCCAGGTATTGGCTCACATCAGGCgcataataataacaataacacgCATAACACGCATAACAAAA AGTTCCATTTCGACAATGCAGTGCAAACGATCAAGCAAAGCCCGTCAGGTGGCAGCGGCAGTTCCGGGTCGCGATCCACCAACCTGCGAGTAGTCATCCCGACACCGATGAACCCGACCATCACGGCGGACGACATATCGTACGTGGAG CACGCGCGGCAACAGACGAATTTAAACACCCCCGTTGTGGCCCTGCAAACCCCAATCCCGGGGCTGGCGAACTACACGACCACGTTGGGTTCGTTCGGGGCGCAGGATTTCTCACTCAACCCCGACATCATGATTGGACCGTGGAGTGCGGCCTCCAGCCATAGCCAGAATTCGTCCGCGGCCGTTGCAGCCGCCGCCATGGGCACGCTTCAGCACTCGAG AATACTTTTCAGCGGTTTGCCCCATCTAGCGGTTTCGAACAGCACGCCGCCCCCCTCGACATCCCCGCTCTCGGTGAAAATCAAGGCGGAACCAATTTCACCCCCACGGGAACACCACAACGCGTCACACCACCACGGTGGTGGCGGGGGtgtcccggtgggtggtggtggtggggccACGTCCGGTGCCAATGGTGGCGTTAGTGGGCCCGTCCCCGGAACCGGCAATGGTGTAAATGCGTCGACCAGCGCGAACAGCAGccaacaaaatggcgcccaacAGCTTACCTCCATGGGCAACGTGGTGGTAGcgggtggcggcggtggtggtggtggaggaggaggtggaaCAACCAACACCCTCGGGGGGAACCTCAACCACACGCACCTCATACATTCGCGACCTTCCTCAACCGGGCACCTAACACCGACCCCGG ACTCCTATCTGCCTCTCGGGGGGCACTTGGCAGGTTCGGTAACACCGACGAACGCACCCTCACCGGTCGACATTCGGCATCTCAGCACGGGCGGCAGCCATCTGCCGGAGTACGACGCCCCGGCATCGCAGGCACATAAAAGACCCCGAATTTCCGAAGGTTGGGCCACATAG